A stretch of the Marivirga tractuosa DSM 4126 genome encodes the following:
- a CDS encoding tRNA1(Val) (adenine(37)-N6)-methyltransferase: MSIFQFKEFSVEQKNSPAKITTDATVFAASLQISSNVRAVLEVGTGTGVLSLMLAQRFSDIKIDAVEINPIAYEEAQNNFKNSKWNARLKVVLEDFIEFETDHKYDLIFSNPPFFKDNLQSKTNHGKNTAYHTNQLSFEALAKGIDLNLAENGEAHIMLPFYEMSLFEKEMNKVGFQCKRITELRHQAGSKVIRLFTVYDRREEGVNIEKEVIIVRDENNDFHYSYINSMKDFLTIF, encoded by the coding sequence ATGTCCATATTCCAATTCAAAGAATTCTCTGTTGAGCAGAAAAATAGTCCGGCTAAAATCACTACTGATGCAACGGTTTTTGCGGCTTCTCTTCAAATTTCATCAAATGTAAGAGCAGTTTTGGAAGTGGGTACGGGTACTGGAGTTCTATCTTTAATGTTAGCTCAGCGATTTTCAGATATTAAAATCGATGCTGTAGAAATTAATCCAATTGCCTACGAAGAAGCTCAAAACAATTTCAAAAATTCTAAATGGAATGCTCGACTAAAAGTTGTTTTAGAAGATTTTATTGAGTTTGAAACTGATCATAAATATGATTTAATATTCTCTAATCCTCCCTTTTTCAAAGACAATCTTCAATCTAAAACCAATCATGGTAAAAATACGGCTTACCATACCAACCAACTCTCTTTTGAAGCCTTAGCAAAAGGGATTGATTTGAATTTAGCTGAAAATGGTGAAGCTCACATTATGCTTCCATTTTATGAAATGTCCTTATTTGAAAAGGAGATGAATAAAGTTGGATTTCAATGCAAAAGAATAACTGAATTAAGGCATCAAGCTGGAAGTAAAGTGATCAGACTTTTTACTGTGTATGATAGGAGAGAAGAGGGAGTGAATATAGAAAAAGAAGTAATAATAGTGAGGGATGAAAACAATGATTTTCACTACTCATATATTAATTCGATGAAAGATTTTTTGACAATATTCTAA